The following coding sequences are from one Malaciobacter pacificus window:
- a CDS encoding ATP-binding cassette domain-containing protein, with the protein MDKNIVLKVEDLTFYYKKEKPIYENFNLNLHEGELITIFGKSGSGKTTLFELIIGTLKPIKGTIQKENISLIFQDPYNSFHPTYSIIEQINDVVQRDYEKELPSLLEKLTLQKELLYKKPYELSGGQLQRCSILRALLMKPKLLLVDEPTSALDNIIAYDVMKLLVSLLDNCAILLITHDIDMAKWCSDKIIRLEEK; encoded by the coding sequence TTGGATAAAAATATAGTTTTAAAAGTAGAAGATTTAACATTTTATTATAAAAAAGAGAAACCAATTTATGAAAATTTTAATTTAAATTTACATGAAGGTGAACTTATTACTATATTTGGAAAAAGTGGAAGTGGAAAGACAACACTTTTTGAACTTATTATTGGTACTTTAAAACCAATAAAAGGAACTATTCAAAAAGAGAATATAAGTTTGATTTTTCAAGATCCATATAACTCTTTTCATCCAACTTATTCAATAATAGAGCAAATTAATGATGTAGTACAAAGAGATTATGAAAAAGAGTTACCAAGTTTACTAGAAAAACTTACACTACAAAAAGAACTACTATATAAAAAGCCATATGAATTAAGTGGAGGTCAGTTACAAAGATGTTCAATTTTAAGAGCACTTTTGATGAAACCAAAATTACTTTTGGTTGATGAACCAACTTCTGCACTTGATAATATAATTGCATATGATGTAATGAAATTATTGGTTTCTTTGCTTGATAATTGTGCAATTCTTTTAATAACACATGATATTGATATGGCTAAATGGTGTAGTGATAAAATTATAAGGTTAGAGGAAAAATGA